One segment of Synechococcus sp. A15-24 DNA contains the following:
- a CDS encoding glucose-1-phosphate adenylyltransferase: MKRVLAIILGGGAGTRLYPLTKMRAKPAVPLAGKYRLIDIPISNCINSNINKMYVMTQFNSASLNRHLSQTFNLSASFGQGFVEVLAAQQTPDSPSWFEGTADAVRKYQWLFQEWDVDEYLILSGDQLYRMDYSLFVEHHRSTGADLTVAALPVDPNQAEAFGLMRTDDDGNIKEFREKPKGDSLLEMAVDTSRFGLSADSAKERPYLASMGIYVFSRDTLFDLLDSNPGYKDFGKEVIPEALKRGDKLKSYVFDDYWEDIGTIGAFYEANLALTQQPSPPFSFYDEKFPIYTRPRYLPPSKLVDAQITNSIVGEGSILKSCSIHHCVLGVRSRIETDVVLQDTLVMGADFFESSDERAVLRERGGIPVGVGQGTTVKRAILDKNARIGSNVTIVNKDHVEEADRSDQGFYIRNGIVVVVKNATIQDGTVI; encoded by the coding sequence ATGAAGCGGGTTCTGGCCATCATTCTCGGCGGCGGTGCCGGGACTCGTCTTTACCCGTTGACCAAGATGCGCGCCAAGCCGGCTGTCCCCTTGGCCGGTAAATATCGACTGATTGATATCCCCATCAGCAACTGCATCAATTCGAACATCAACAAGATGTACGTGATGACGCAGTTCAACAGTGCGTCTCTCAATCGTCACCTCAGCCAGACGTTCAACCTGAGCGCATCGTTCGGTCAGGGATTCGTTGAGGTGCTGGCTGCCCAGCAGACGCCTGACAGTCCATCCTGGTTTGAAGGCACTGCCGATGCAGTACGGAAGTACCAGTGGCTGTTCCAGGAATGGGACGTAGATGAATACCTGATCTTGTCCGGTGACCAGCTGTACCGGATGGATTACAGCCTGTTTGTTGAACATCACCGCAGCACTGGTGCTGACCTCACTGTTGCAGCCCTTCCAGTGGATCCCAACCAGGCCGAGGCGTTCGGCTTGATGCGCACGGATGATGACGGAAACATCAAGGAGTTCCGCGAAAAGCCCAAGGGTGATTCTCTGCTTGAGATGGCGGTCGACACCAGCCGATTTGGGCTCAGTGCGGATTCGGCCAAGGAGCGTCCCTACCTGGCGTCGATGGGGATTTATGTCTTCAGCAGAGACACCCTGTTTGACCTGCTTGATTCCAACCCTGGCTACAAGGACTTCGGCAAGGAAGTCATTCCTGAGGCCCTCAAGCGTGGTGACAAACTGAAGAGCTACGTCTTTGATGATTACTGGGAAGATATCGGAACGATTGGTGCGTTCTACGAGGCTAATCTGGCGCTCACCCAACAACCATCACCCCCCTTTAGTTTCTACGACGAGAAGTTCCCGATCTACACCCGTCCCCGCTACCTACCCCCGAGCAAGCTCGTTGATGCTCAGATCACCAACTCGATCGTTGGTGAAGGCTCCATCCTGAAGTCCTGCAGCATTCATCACTGCGTCCTTGGTGTGCGCAGTCGCATCGAAACCGATGTGGTGCTGCAAGACACGTTGGTGATGGGTGCTGACTTTTTTGAATCCAGTGATGAGCGTGCCGTGCTTCGCGAGCGTGGTGGAATTCCGGTCGGGGTGGGTCAAGGCACGACGGTGAAGCGTGCCATTCTCGATAAAAATGCTCGCATCGGATCCAACGTCACCATCGTCAACAAGGATCACGTCGAGGAAGCTGATCGTTCCGATCAGGGCTTCTACATCCGCAACGGCATTGTTGTTGTTGTTAAAAACGCCACCATCCAGGACGGAACTGTGATCTGA
- the gndA gene encoding NADP-dependent phosphogluconate dehydrogenase, producing MSQSHFGLIGLGVMGENLVLNAERNGFSSVVYNRTYAKTEEFLNGRGQGRNIQGATDLQDFVGKLERPRRILMMVKAGPAVDAVVDQISPYLEEGDLLIDGGNSDYHDTERRVKQLESKSFGFIGMGVSGGAKGALEGPSMMPGGTKASYDAIESLVNKMAAQVEDGPCVTYIGPGGSGHLVKTVHNGIEYGIEQILAEGYDLMKRVKGMNGEQMADVLAQWNATEELSSYLVEITEVCLRTKDPEDGADLVEKIMDQAGQKGTGLWTVVTALQMGASVPTIYASLNGRVMSSLKPERVAAESILKGPATKDFDLGTPDDAMAPLMDATVLSCIASYAQGMELLRIASRDLDYSLHMPSIAQIWKGGCIIRARLLKRIQDAFGANPDLTNLMLDPWFADQINRRLPGLAKVVAGAAESGIPVPCFSSTLDYINSYRTGRLPQNLVQAMRDCFGSHTYQRVDKEGTFHTEWLG from the coding sequence ATGTCCCAGTCTCACTTCGGTCTGATCGGTCTCGGCGTGATGGGCGAGAACCTCGTCCTCAATGCCGAGCGCAACGGTTTCTCGAGCGTTGTTTACAACCGCACTTACGCCAAGACGGAAGAGTTCCTCAACGGCCGCGGACAGGGTCGGAATATCCAAGGTGCGACGGATCTTCAGGACTTCGTCGGCAAGCTGGAACGCCCTCGCCGGATCTTGATGATGGTCAAGGCAGGACCTGCTGTTGATGCTGTTGTTGATCAGATCTCCCCATACCTCGAGGAAGGTGATCTGCTCATCGATGGTGGCAACTCGGATTACCACGACACCGAGCGCCGGGTGAAGCAGCTCGAGAGCAAGAGCTTCGGCTTCATCGGCATGGGTGTGTCCGGCGGTGCCAAGGGTGCTCTCGAAGGCCCCAGCATGATGCCTGGCGGCACCAAAGCCTCTTACGACGCCATCGAGAGCCTGGTGAACAAGATGGCGGCTCAGGTGGAGGACGGCCCCTGCGTCACATACATCGGGCCCGGAGGCTCCGGTCACCTCGTCAAGACCGTCCATAACGGCATTGAGTACGGCATTGAGCAGATCCTGGCCGAGGGCTACGACCTGATGAAGCGGGTCAAGGGTATGAACGGCGAGCAGATGGCCGATGTCCTTGCCCAGTGGAATGCCACTGAGGAGCTCTCCTCCTATCTGGTGGAGATCACGGAGGTTTGCCTGCGCACGAAGGATCCTGAAGACGGCGCAGATCTCGTCGAGAAGATTATGGATCAGGCCGGCCAGAAGGGCACCGGTCTGTGGACCGTGGTCACCGCCCTGCAGATGGGTGCTTCCGTTCCCACCATCTACGCATCACTCAATGGCCGGGTGATGAGTTCCCTCAAGCCTGAGCGGGTGGCAGCCGAATCCATCCTCAAAGGTCCAGCCACTAAGGATTTCGACCTCGGCACCCCCGATGACGCCATGGCTCCCCTGATGGATGCCACGGTTCTCAGCTGCATCGCCAGTTATGCCCAGGGCATGGAGCTGCTGCGCATCGCCTCCAGGGATCTGGACTACAGCCTCCACATGCCCTCCATCGCCCAGATCTGGAAAGGCGGCTGCATCATCCGTGCCCGCCTGCTGAAGCGGATTCAGGATGCCTTTGGCGCCAATCCTGATCTGACCAACCTGATGTTGGATCCCTGGTTCGCCGATCAGATCAATCGGCGTCTGCCCGGCCTGGCCAAGGTGGTGGCCGGCGCCGCAGAATCCGGCATTCCTGTGCCCTGCTTCAGCAGCACCTTGGATTACATCAACAGCTACCGCACCGGTCGCCTGCCTCAGAACCTGGTGCAGGCCATGCGCGACTGCTTCGGGTCCCACACCTATCAGCGGGTGGACAAAGAGGGCACGTTCCACACCGAGTGGCTCGGCTGA
- the pgl gene encoding 6-phosphogluconolactonase — MTNYRIERASDADSLARKASETIAAQISLVLDQRDRCRIALSGGSTPAKAYSLLGQEHLPWDRVDVFLGDERWVAADDPSSNARMLRNTLFAEGPGASAMFHAVPTVELPDADASADAFAQLLTTICPGTPPVFDLILLGLGDDGHTASLFPGTEAPTIVDRWATVGRGKGLDRITLTAPVLSAAYQVMFLVSGAGKRQALEQLLDPAGSVDLTPAKLVQPASTVVVFADDPALNAS, encoded by the coding sequence ATGACCAACTACCGCATCGAGCGGGCAAGTGATGCTGATTCGCTTGCCCGCAAGGCGTCCGAAACCATTGCGGCTCAGATCAGCCTTGTGCTGGATCAGCGGGATCGCTGCAGGATTGCTCTTTCTGGGGGGAGTACCCCGGCCAAGGCCTATTCCCTCCTTGGACAGGAACATCTTCCCTGGGACCGTGTCGATGTGTTCCTCGGTGATGAACGCTGGGTTGCTGCTGATGATCCTTCCAGCAACGCCAGGATGCTGCGCAACACTCTTTTTGCTGAAGGACCTGGCGCATCGGCCATGTTCCATGCGGTTCCCACGGTGGAACTGCCGGATGCTGATGCCAGCGCTGACGCATTCGCTCAGTTGCTGACGACGATCTGTCCCGGGACCCCTCCTGTTTTCGACCTCATACTGCTGGGACTTGGCGACGACGGACACACCGCTTCGCTGTTTCCTGGGACCGAGGCACCCACCATTGTTGATCGATGGGCGACGGTCGGACGTGGTAAGGGTCTGGATCGAATCACTCTGACTGCTCCGGTGCTCAGTGCCGCTTATCAAGTGATGTTTCTGGTCAGTGGTGCCGGGAAGCGCCAAGCGCTCGAACAGCTCCTGGATCCAGCCGGTTCAGTTGACTTGACTCCAGCGAAGCTGGTTCAGCCAGCCAGCACAGTTGTTGTTTTTGCTGATGATCCTGCACTGAATGCTTCTTGA
- a CDS encoding DUF5602 domain-containing protein, translating to MPASQANAASRETKYIKGESRQVGKGEVFTWIRVDKKTGIPTQLGISVTPKAMQGLPEDDGQAQAGSLKLKLIDGSPFHNFEYELMFPEEADRTAFSHMGFNWNPEGHGPLPGVFYEPHFDVHFYMATPEYRHSITNDSLVDDLHVQNIEPPRPFLPEAYKRAPNTSEPRMGTHYADMTSEQLKPGKFDNIFLFGGHDGNVLFWEPMLTRDYLLSKPNFHEKIQQPQAFPVSGYYPLSYSVKHNKKTGNIDISLDELTLRASSYPNNVYGVDPCIDSRMADIIFKYRDAKPEGLLIPDKCKSLLPVIEKGLS from the coding sequence ATGCCAGCATCCCAGGCAAATGCGGCGTCACGAGAAACAAAATACATCAAAGGTGAAAGCCGCCAGGTGGGCAAAGGAGAAGTGTTCACCTGGATCAGAGTTGACAAGAAAACAGGGATCCCGACGCAACTCGGCATTTCTGTCACACCCAAGGCCATGCAGGGACTTCCTGAAGACGATGGACAGGCCCAAGCGGGTTCGCTGAAACTGAAGCTCATCGACGGCAGCCCATTTCACAACTTTGAATATGAGCTGATGTTCCCCGAAGAAGCAGACAGAACGGCTTTCAGTCATATGGGGTTCAACTGGAATCCTGAAGGCCATGGTCCGCTGCCAGGGGTCTTTTATGAGCCGCATTTTGATGTTCACTTTTACATGGCGACTCCTGAATATCGCCATAGCATCACGAATGACAGCCTCGTCGATGATCTGCATGTGCAGAACATCGAGCCGCCTCGTCCGTTTCTCCCTGAAGCCTACAAGCGCGCTCCCAACACGTCGGAACCAAGGATGGGAACGCATTACGCAGACATGACCTCCGAACAGCTCAAACCTGGAAAGTTTGACAATATCTTCCTATTCGGTGGACATGACGGCAATGTGCTGTTCTGGGAGCCGATGCTCACACGCGATTATCTGCTCAGCAAACCGAATTTCCATGAGAAGATTCAGCAGCCACAGGCATTCCCCGTCAGCGGCTACTATCCGCTTTCTTACAGCGTAAAGCACAACAAGAAGACCGGAAACATTGATATTTCCCTGGACGAGTTGACACTGAGGGCGTCTTCTTATCCGAATAATGTCTATGGCGTTGATCCCTGCATAGACTCTCGGATGGCTGACATCATTTTCAAATACAGAGACGCAAAACCAGAAGGTCTACTCATTCCGGACAAGTGCAAGTCGCTTCTTCCAGTAATCGAAAAGGGTCTGAGCTGA